The genomic region CCCAGTCGCCTTCCTTGCCCTGGCGCCAGGCCAGGATGTTGCCGCCCGGTTCGAACTGCTGGAGCTGGGTCTTGACGCCGATGTTGCCGAACATTTCCACCAGGGCCTCCATGACGGAGGTGTCTGACGCGAATTCGCCGGTTTCCCAGATGATCTTCAGGGTCAGGTCGGTGACGCCGAGCTCCTTCAGCCTGGCCTTGGCCTTCTCGGGGTCGTAGACGTAAGCGCCGGTCTTGGCGAAGCCGGTCAGGCTGGAGGGGGTGACGCCCTCGGCCTGGCTGACGGAGTTCACCAGCACGTTCTTGACCAGCGCCTCGCCGTCGACGGCCCAGCTGAGGGCCTCGCGGACCCGGACGTCGGCCAGCGGGTGCCCCGCCGGCTTGCGGAAGTTGTAGAAGATCTGATTCAGCCGCAGGCTGGATGCCTCTTTGAGTACGACGCCGGGAAGTCCGGCAAGCTGTTCGCGCGAGTCGGGCGTGATGGAGTCGATGACGTCCACCTCGCCGCTGCGCAGCGCGATGACGCGGCTGGATTCCTCCGGGAGGAACCGGACCTCGACGGTGTCCACCGCGGGTGGGGTGCCCCAGTAGTTTTCGTTGCGGCGCAGGCTGTAGGTGCCGGCGCCGCGGTTGAACTTGGTCACGACGTACGGGCCGGTGCCCACCCCGTCCTGCAGTTCTTCAGGCTTGTTCTTGGCCGCGGGGCTGATCAGGATCATGCTCATGAGCGAGTCCAGGATGGGGATGGGCTTCTTGGATTCCATCCGGAACGTGCGGTCATCGACGGGCACCACGGTGGGGAACTCGGGGAAGAAACCGGCCACGAAGGAGCCCTGGACCTGCTGGTACATCTTCAGGGCCGTGGCGACGTCCTCGATCTTCAGGGGAGTGCCGTCAGAGTACTT from Arthrobacter sp. NicSoilB8 harbors:
- a CDS encoding ABC transporter substrate-binding protein, translated to MTVLPQGPEISRRRLLQFGGLAGLLLGTGTVAGCAGPTGLPGPSTLTLALNRSLVSLDNKLNQFDAAVTVQRAVRQGLTAIGPETKPVLVLAESFVMTSPTVWTVRLREGIKYSDGTPLKIEDVATALKMYQQVQGSFVAGFFPEFPTVVPVDDRTFRMESKKPIPILDSLMSMILISPAAKNKPEELQDGVGTGPYVVTKFNRGAGTYSLRRNENYWGTPPAVDTVEVRFLPEESSRVIALRSGEVDVIDSITPDSREQLAGLPGVVLKEASSLRLNQIFYNFRKPAGHPLADVRVREALSWAVDGEALVKNVLVNSVSQAEGVTPSSLTGFAKTGAYVYDPEKAKARLKELGVTDLTLKIIWETGEFASDTSVMEALVEMFGNIGVKTQLQQFEPGGNILAWRQGKEGDWDLLGNGFSSPTGLAITMMQGMYAGTAEKEKSRDTYQGYVKPQVQAKIQAAATEVDPVRRQQLLAVAQQAIWDTWPCAWAFVPKSVLAHRERVGGLSLAPTNSYPLSNVRLEA